A genomic window from Schistocerca serialis cubense isolate TAMUIC-IGC-003099 chromosome 4, iqSchSeri2.2, whole genome shotgun sequence includes:
- the LOC126474353 gene encoding jerky protein homolog-like, with amino-acid sequence MKHSYRIIFIESLLSSDESTSVKQFWRSYTIKDAIFNVASAWSDLSVSNLKNGWNKLWPQPRGEESVEPECVTVDEMVNLCNNLEISTNLMSEEVSEWLECDKVDGGFQMLSDDEIVASVSATKEEEEGADEDECSNHEEKQTISHSEAETMLSKCIEWFESQEEANATQALLLRKIRNIAALKARTSKRQKKLTDYFQAR; translated from the coding sequence ATGAAACATAGTTATAGAATAATATTTatcgaaagtttgctctcatctgatgaatcaacatctgtaaaacagttttggaggtcttacactattaaagatgccattttcaatgttgccagtgcgtggagtgatttgtcagtgtcaaatctcaagaacggctggaataaactttggcctcaacctagaggtgaagaatcggtggaacctgagtgtgtgacagttgacgagatggtcaatttgtgcaataatttagaaatcagcacaaatttgatgtcagaagaagtatcagagtggttagagtgtgacaaagtggacgggggttttcaaatgttgagtgatgacgaaattgttgccagcgtaagtgccaccaaagaagaagaagaaggggctgaTGAAGACGAGTGTTCAAACCATGAGGAAAAACAGACTATTAGCCattcagaggccgaaacaatgctgtccaagtgtatagaatggtttgaaagtcaagaagaggctaatgcaacgcaggcactactgctccgaaaaatacgaaatattgccgcGCTGAAAGCTCGAACATCAAAGAGACAGAAGAAACTGACTGACTATTTCCaagctagataa